The following coding sequences lie in one Silene latifolia isolate original U9 population chromosome 5, ASM4854445v1, whole genome shotgun sequence genomic window:
- the LOC141655261 gene encoding uncharacterized protein LOC141655261 translates to MQQKLATIDQLHIREIPLVNRCILCKATNEMHKHLFFRCSFSGVVWQRILNWMRNHHRTSKLGKEVHWIAGRRVRKHWKAKWFSICLGATVYSIWEERNIRIFHGLEHDVDYIVKRIQYVVSVRLLYVAHPSNEGEIIASLNA, encoded by the coding sequence ATGCAGCAGAAACTGGCTACTATTGATCAGCTGCATATTAGGGAAATCCCACTGGTGAATAGGTGCATACTGTGCAAAGCAACTAATGAGATGCATAAGCATTTGTTTTTCAGATGCAGTTTCTCTGGTGTTGTATGGCAACGGATATTAAACTGGATGAGAAATCATCACAGAACTTCTAAGCTGGGTAAGGAAGTTCATTGGATTGCAGGTAGAAGGGTTCGTAAGCATTGGAAAGCTAAGTGGTTTTCTATTTGTTTGGGAGCAACTGTTTACAGTATATGGGAGGAGAGGAACATTAGAATTTTTCATGGTTTGGAGCATGATGTGGATTATATTGTTAAACGTATCCAATATGTTGTTAGCGTAAGATTATTGTATGTTGCTCATCCTTCAAATGAGGGTGAGATTATAGCTTCTTTAAATGCTTAA